The stretch of DNA CGAATATGGAGTGGGTTTTGATGCTATTACAAAGAAAGGTTCTCAAATAAATGATCTTTTTTTGCCAAATATGCGAACGAAAACAAATTTCTCGGGCGGTATACAAGGTGGAATTTCAAACGGAATGCCTATTTATTTCAAAATAGCTTTTAAGCCTGTTGCTACTTTGATGCAAGTACAAGAAACGATTGACCAAAATAACGAATTAACAACTTTTATTGGGAAAGGTCGTCATGATCCATGTGTTGTTTCGAGAGCTGTGCCGATTGTAGATGCAATGACGGCCTTGGTATTAGCGGATATGACTTTGTATAATCGTTCCCAAGAAAGAATAAATTAAATAATTGGTATATTATTTGGAATAATATATAAATATTAATCAAATTTCATTATATTTGGAATGATAATGCCGTAGTGTATGAGAAACATTATATTTTTTATATTTTATATATTTATAGGAATCACACAATTATCTGCACAGACAGGTACTCGTCATAATCCAATGTCTTTGCAGAACGAGGAGAAAGTTGTGTTGATCTCTCCCAATCCTGCTACTAATCAGATAACTGTGAATGCTTCTAAAGTTTCAACGAAAGTAAACTCAATCGCTATATATTCTATCATTGGAAATGAGGTTCTAAATATTAGGCCAGAGTCGAATACCGTTGTTATGAATGTTGCAAACCTAAAAAAAGGTAAATATATAGTAAAAACATTCTTCAGTAATGGAAATTCTGAAGTGACAACGTTGATAAAAAATTAGCATCTAATATTAAGTGTCAAGATAAAAAAGGGTAGAAATTTTTCTACCCTTTTTTCTTCCCTATTTTTTTACTTTTTGATAATTCGCTTGATAATTACCGAATCAGGAGTTTTGAGTTGTAAATAATAAATTCCGTTTTCTAAATGTTGAATATCAATGGTTTGTTGGTTTGTTTTGGGCAATGAAATATATTTACCATACGCATCAAATAAAAGCAAAGTCTCGACTTTTTCCTTGGTTTTTAGATGGATATAATCATGACTTGGATTCGGATAAATCTCCAATTCTGTAGAAGAATTTTCATTTGTCGATAGGATATCTAATTGAGAGATTCTGATATTATCAATGTAAAAACTCGTTCCTAAATCAATCATAAACAAATCGAAAAAACTCAACTCCCCACCAAAAGGTGCAAAAGAATTGTCTAAAATTTTGGTGCTTTCTAAGTATATTTTTGAGTTCTTTTTTGTTTGATCAATTTCGAAAGTCACATTTAACCATTGGTTTGTTTCGAAAGAAGAATTCGGAATTTCTTCTAAAAAGTCCCCAACTCCCGCATAAATTTTATCATCAAAACCACTAAAATTAATCGAAGCCAGAGCAAGAGAATCTTGGTTTTTTAGACTCAAAACAATATCCGACATCAAATCTGAACTTTTAGGTTCTAAAAAAATATCCATCGAAATTTTGGTTCGATCATATATTGGTGAAACTTTGTTAAGAACCCCTTTGAAGCCAAAGGTAGATGTTGGAATAAGGTAAAGAGAGTTCTCTCCGTCCGATTGCTTTTCTTTGCTGATTTCTCCACCATCGTAGGCAACAAAATCATCGTCGACTATATGGTAAGCAAACCAACCTTTTTGGTTGTTGAGCGGGCCGCTTATGAAGCCTTCATTCTCTTCGAAAGAAATTTTAGTAGTTTGTGCATAGCTGTTACAAACAAAAAAGTTTAAAGCAAATAGTAGAATATTTTTCATATTTAGTTACAATTTTTGATAAATGTAATTATAAAAAAAGAAAAGGCTGTAAGCAAAGATTGTTCTAATCTTGAGGAAATTCTATACGCAATTGTTCGCCATATAGTTTGTTGTGGTCTAGATTACTTAAGGAAATTCCGATAAGTCGTACAGGTCGAAAAGGAGTATAAGCTTCTTGCAATAACTCTAAAGCTGCTTGCTTGAAAAGTTGAGCATCTTGAATTGAAAATAAAAACGTTTTACTTTTTGTGCTCACTTGAAAATCATTGAACTTCATTTTCAGGGTAATTGTTCTACCATACGTTTGGTTTTTCACAGTCCACATCCACACTTCTTCGATCATCGGAATAAGACGTTTCTTCAGTTCTTGTAGATCATTCAAATCGGTAACAAAGGTATTTTCTGTCCCGATCGATTTTCTGATGCGATGACTTTTCACTTCTCGGTGGTCAATTGCACGAGCGATATTGTAATAATACAAACCCGATTTTCCGAATTCTCGAAGGATTTTTTCCAATGAAAGTTTTTTTAGGTCTTTCCCTGTTTCTATATTCATCATCCGCATCCGTTGTGCAGTCTGTTTCCCAATTCCGTAAAATTTTTCGATAGGTAATTCTTCTACAAATTTTTCGGCCATTTTGGGTGTGATGACAAACAAACCGTCTGGTTTACGATAATCGGATGCAATTTTGGCTAAAAATTTATTGAAAGAAACGCCAGCCGAAGCAGTGAGCTTTGTTGTTTCTTTTATTTTTTGTTTAATTTCTTTGGCAATCGTCGTAGCATATTCGATATTCGGGTGATTATGAGTTACATCTAAATACGCTTCATCCAGTGATAGTGGCTCGATTAGGTCAGTGTATTCTGCAAAAATTTCTTTTATTTGATTCGAAACTTCTTTGTATGCAGCAAAATTTCCTTTTACAAAAATAAGTTGTGGACATTTTCTCTTCGCTACAGCAGAAGGCATGGCAGAACGTACACCGTATCGTCTAGCTTCGTAGCTTGCTGTAGCTACAACTCCACGATCAGAACTACTCCCGACAGCAATGCATTTGCCACGAAGTTCTGGGTGATCTCGCTGCTCAACCGATGCATAAAATGCATCCATATCGATATGGATAATCTTCCGAGTCACTAATTCAGTTGATTCTTTTGTATAAATTCTTTTAGATTATTTTTATCAGCCACTATCGTAATATAATCCCCAGTATAGATTGGGATATTACGGTCTGGATTATAAATCATATCTCCATCTTTTCTTTCTATCGCTACTACTAATCCGTTGGCATTGTCTTTTATCCAACCTACATTTTTGCAATTTTCTGCAGCTAAATCAGTTGGTACAGATATTTTGTCTATAATAACATTGAGTTCGGTAGAAGGTGTTTCTGCTTGTATAATTTGTTCGATTGAATTGATGTAATTCTCAAAGCCTTGTATTTGCTCATCTGTACCGATAATGCCA from Weeksella virosa DSM 16922 encodes:
- the dinB gene encoding DNA polymerase IV, producing MTRKIIHIDMDAFYASVEQRDHPELRGKCIAVGSSSDRGVVATASYEARRYGVRSAMPSAVAKRKCPQLIFVKGNFAAYKEVSNQIKEIFAEYTDLIEPLSLDEAYLDVTHNHPNIEYATTIAKEIKQKIKETTKLTASAGVSFNKFLAKIASDYRKPDGLFVITPKMAEKFVEELPIEKFYGIGKQTAQRMRMMNIETGKDLKKLSLEKILREFGKSGLYYYNIARAIDHREVKSHRIRKSIGTENTFVTDLNDLQELKKRLIPMIEEVWMWTVKNQTYGRTITLKMKFNDFQVSTKSKTFLFSIQDAQLFKQAALELLQEAYTPFRPVRLIGISLSNLDHNKLYGEQLRIEFPQD
- a CDS encoding T9SS type A sorting domain-containing protein, which encodes MRNIIFFIFYIFIGITQLSAQTGTRHNPMSLQNEEKVVLISPNPATNQITVNASKVSTKVNSIAIYSIIGNEVLNIRPESNTVVMNVANLKKGKYIVKTFFSNGNSEVTTLIKN
- a CDS encoding T9SS type A sorting domain-containing protein; protein product: MKNILLFALNFFVCNSYAQTTKISFEENEGFISGPLNNQKGWFAYHIVDDDFVAYDGGEISKEKQSDGENSLYLIPTSTFGFKGVLNKVSPIYDRTKISMDIFLEPKSSDLMSDIVLSLKNQDSLALASINFSGFDDKIYAGVGDFLEEIPNSSFETNQWLNVTFEIDQTKKNSKIYLESTKILDNSFAPFGGELSFFDLFMIDLGTSFYIDNIRISQLDILSTNENSSTELEIYPNPSHDYIHLKTKEKVETLLLFDAYGKYISLPKTNQQTIDIQHLENGIYYLQLKTPDSVIIKRIIKK